The following coding sequences lie in one Rhodococcus rhodochrous genomic window:
- a CDS encoding ParB/RepB/Spo0J family partition protein, which translates to MPPKGGRANFASLVGAVGDNSPVDRKRTPAPTKTKTTIEPLEGQLLADVPVDQLIANPRNPRDELGDLSDLATIADRQLQPGTVVSRTAWLKLWPEDEDDLGAARYIVVNGNRRLAAAQKYGRPGLDVVLRDNIAVDKGEILWAATSENIDRRDFDVLEEAKAVELMVSEFGSADAAAKKLGRSKGWVSQRRALLKLAPELQAALRAGDLAVRQARSLARVPLEEQVAAWEAAQNPDPEPEADAETAEPEAPQPKEPASKLEPVDKVAQALKRLGADPDVLAAAVRKHFTDDERRKLIDALELR; encoded by the coding sequence ATGCCGCCCAAGGGTGGGCGCGCGAACTTCGCCTCCCTCGTCGGAGCAGTCGGCGACAACTCTCCGGTCGACCGTAAGCGCACCCCCGCACCCACGAAGACGAAGACGACGATCGAGCCGCTCGAAGGTCAACTGCTCGCCGATGTTCCGGTCGATCAGCTCATCGCCAACCCCCGCAACCCGCGTGACGAACTCGGGGATTTGTCGGATCTGGCGACGATCGCCGACCGGCAGCTGCAACCCGGCACCGTCGTCAGCCGCACAGCGTGGTTGAAACTGTGGCCCGAGGATGAAGACGATCTCGGTGCAGCGCGGTACATCGTCGTCAACGGCAACCGCCGGCTCGCTGCGGCCCAGAAGTACGGCCGTCCCGGTCTCGATGTGGTGCTGCGCGACAACATCGCCGTCGACAAGGGTGAAATCCTGTGGGCGGCAACGAGTGAGAACATCGACCGCCGTGACTTCGACGTGCTCGAAGAAGCCAAGGCTGTGGAGTTGATGGTCTCGGAGTTCGGTAGCGCAGACGCAGCAGCGAAGAAACTCGGTCGCTCCAAGGGCTGGGTGTCCCAGCGTCGCGCCCTGCTCAAACTTGCCCCCGAGCTGCAAGCAGCCCTGCGGGCAGGTGATCTCGCTGTGCGCCAGGCTCGCTCGTTGGCGCGGGTTCCGCTCGAGGAACAGGTCGCGGCGTGGGAAGCAGCCCAGAACCCTGATCCGGAACCCGAAGCCGACGCAGAGACTGCCGAGCCTGAGGCGCCGCAGCCGAAAGAGCCTGCGAGCAAGCTCGAGCCGGTGGACAAGGTGGCTCAGGCACTCAAGCGTCTGGGAGCGGATCCGGATGTGCTGGCCGCGGCGGTGCGGAAGCACTTCACCGACGACGAGCGTCGCAAGCTCATCGATGCACTCGAGCTCCGGTAA
- a CDS encoding benzoate/H(+) symporter BenE family transporter, with translation MSVTTDPSPTTIRARNFLFERPGIRPAGVRDVLRDVGAQYAANGVVGLVFSASGPIAVTLAVGAAAGLTDAQLASWVFAIFLSAGLATVVMSLVYRQPLGFAWSIPGTVLLGPSLQHLSFPEVVGAFFTAGLVILGLGMSGVVRRAMAAIPMPIVMAMVAAVFLRFGTDIVTATRDNTIVAVPMVLAFLVLSAVPLLGRFLPPVLGALGVGVVAVVASGQFTLEPGGGSFFATPTFTVPEFTWAAQLELVVPLAITVLIVQNGQGIAVLNAAGHRPPVNVFAMSSGIFSVLNAGFGAVSACVTGPTNALLTSSGEKHRQYTGALVYGVLSLVCALVAPTLVRLMLATPEAFVLALGGIAMLKALQQAFVTAFATTFTFGSLVTFVVTIADLNLFNIHAAFWGILIGYLVSRVLERGQYADQRR, from the coding sequence ATGTCTGTCACCACCGATCCGTCACCGACCACCATCCGTGCGCGCAACTTCCTATTCGAGCGTCCTGGCATCCGTCCTGCAGGGGTGCGCGATGTCCTACGCGACGTGGGCGCACAGTACGCCGCCAACGGAGTGGTCGGGTTGGTCTTCTCCGCGTCCGGGCCGATTGCCGTGACGTTGGCCGTCGGTGCAGCCGCAGGCCTGACCGACGCCCAGCTCGCTTCGTGGGTGTTCGCAATTTTCCTCTCCGCCGGTCTTGCGACCGTGGTGATGTCGCTGGTGTACCGCCAGCCGCTCGGTTTCGCGTGGTCGATTCCCGGCACCGTGCTGCTGGGACCGTCACTGCAGCATCTGTCCTTTCCCGAAGTGGTCGGCGCGTTCTTCACCGCAGGACTCGTGATCTTGGGATTGGGGATGAGCGGGGTGGTGCGCCGAGCGATGGCCGCGATCCCGATGCCGATCGTGATGGCGATGGTCGCCGCAGTGTTCCTGCGTTTCGGCACCGACATCGTCACCGCCACCCGGGACAACACAATCGTGGCCGTTCCGATGGTGCTCGCCTTCCTCGTCCTATCTGCCGTCCCGTTACTGGGCAGGTTTCTCCCGCCGGTCCTGGGTGCCCTCGGCGTCGGCGTGGTCGCTGTCGTGGCCAGCGGCCAGTTCACGCTCGAGCCCGGTGGCGGGTCGTTCTTCGCCACACCGACATTCACGGTCCCCGAATTCACCTGGGCAGCCCAACTGGAACTGGTAGTGCCGCTAGCGATCACCGTGTTGATCGTTCAGAACGGTCAGGGCATCGCCGTGCTCAACGCGGCAGGCCACCGCCCACCGGTCAACGTCTTCGCTATGAGTTCCGGAATCTTCTCGGTGCTCAATGCGGGGTTCGGCGCAGTATCGGCATGCGTGACGGGCCCGACCAATGCGCTGCTGACGTCCTCGGGTGAAAAGCACCGGCAGTACACCGGTGCCCTCGTTTACGGCGTGCTCTCGCTGGTATGCGCGCTTGTTGCCCCGACCCTGGTTCGACTCATGCTGGCAACCCCGGAGGCGTTCGTCCTGGCGCTGGGCGGCATCGCGATGCTCAAAGCGCTTCAACAGGCCTTCGTGACGGCCTTCGCCACCACCTTCACCTTCGGCTCGCTGGTCACCTTCGTGGTGACGATCGCAGACTTGAACCTGTTCAATATTCACGCCGCGTTCTGGGGCATCCTGATCGGTTACCTCGTTTCGAGGGTGCTCGAACGCGGCCAGTACGCGGACCAGCGGCGTTAG
- a CDS encoding SDR family oxidoreductase has product MTHSTNLVPSSDRRRAVVTGASSGIGADTARHLVRCGWSVLAVARRQDRLDALAAEIGCDVLAADITSDHDVARIVAAAGPVHALVNNAGGARGTESIDTADLDKWAWMYEVNVLGTVRLTKALIPALRESGRGTIVVVSSLAAETAYAGGGGYCAAKSAERVVAETLRLELNGEPIRVVEISPGLVHTEEFSLRRLGGDQAAADAVYAGVPDPLTGDDVAECIAWTLERPHHVNIDRLVVKPLAQAAIHKLHRTT; this is encoded by the coding sequence ATGACGCATTCCACGAACCTCGTTCCCTCGTCCGATCGCCGACGCGCTGTGGTCACCGGTGCGAGTAGCGGTATCGGTGCGGACACCGCACGGCATCTGGTCCGCTGCGGCTGGTCCGTGCTGGCGGTGGCCCGGCGCCAGGACCGCCTCGACGCTCTGGCCGCGGAGATCGGGTGCGATGTGCTGGCCGCGGACATCACCTCCGATCACGATGTGGCGCGGATCGTGGCCGCTGCCGGTCCGGTTCATGCCCTGGTCAACAATGCCGGCGGGGCGCGGGGCACGGAGTCGATCGATACTGCCGATCTGGACAAGTGGGCATGGATGTACGAGGTGAACGTGCTCGGTACGGTGCGCCTGACCAAGGCGTTGATCCCGGCGCTGCGGGAGTCCGGTCGCGGCACCATCGTCGTCGTGTCCTCCCTGGCCGCCGAGACTGCCTATGCCGGTGGCGGTGGTTACTGTGCAGCCAAGAGCGCCGAGCGGGTGGTCGCCGAGACCTTGCGGTTGGAGTTGAACGGGGAGCCGATCCGGGTCGTCGAGATCTCACCTGGCCTTGTGCATACCGAGGAGTTCTCGCTGCGTCGGCTCGGTGGTGACCAGGCCGCCGCGGACGCGGTCTATGCGGGGGTGCCTGATCCGCTGACCGGTGACGATGTCGCCGAGTGCATCGCGTGGACGCTTGAGCGGCCGCACCATGTGAACATCGACCGGCTCGTGGTCAAGCCGCTTGCGCAGGCCGCGATCCACAAATTGCACCGCACCACATGA
- a CDS encoding LysR family transcriptional regulator: MELRHMRYFSAVVEEGNFTRAAERLSMAQSPLSQQIRALERELGVQLLERTTRSITITAAGRVFYDRCVALLDDAEDAMESARKADRGEVGALSLGFTGSATYDLMPNLVRAYRERNPLVELTLRSEMLTPAQVDALLDGTLSVGLLRPPVKSPGIIVELLRHEPLLVALPVQHPRAIATAVDLRDLTAEAFIGYCDPSTMHDALIAACEQVGFVPSVRQQVAETSTLVALVAAGLGVALVPESVRHLRMNGVTYRPLRTPTMTVPLALAYREDTIGPLIRRYLDTARTVLRSKKLLDPIPHVDTFGQYIDTL, encoded by the coding sequence ATGGAGTTGCGCCACATGAGGTACTTCAGCGCGGTCGTCGAGGAGGGTAACTTCACTCGGGCCGCCGAACGGTTGTCCATGGCTCAGTCGCCGCTGTCCCAGCAGATCCGTGCACTCGAACGCGAACTCGGCGTGCAGTTGCTCGAACGCACCACCCGCTCGATCACGATCACCGCAGCGGGCCGGGTGTTCTACGACCGGTGCGTTGCGCTGCTCGACGACGCCGAAGACGCCATGGAATCCGCACGAAAAGCCGATCGCGGGGAAGTGGGCGCACTGTCATTGGGATTCACCGGATCGGCCACCTACGATCTGATGCCCAATCTGGTGCGGGCCTACCGTGAGCGCAATCCCCTCGTCGAACTCACCCTGCGCAGCGAAATGCTCACTCCAGCTCAGGTCGATGCGCTGCTCGACGGCACCTTGTCCGTCGGCCTGCTGCGCCCTCCGGTGAAAAGTCCCGGCATCATCGTCGAGCTGCTCCGCCATGAACCACTCTTGGTCGCCTTACCGGTACAACATCCTCGTGCCATCGCCACTGCGGTCGATCTGCGCGACCTCACCGCGGAGGCCTTCATCGGCTACTGCGACCCCTCCACCATGCACGATGCCCTGATCGCCGCGTGCGAACAGGTAGGCTTCGTCCCTTCCGTTCGCCAACAGGTAGCCGAGACCTCCACCCTGGTTGCCCTCGTCGCTGCAGGCCTCGGCGTCGCACTCGTACCGGAATCGGTACGCCATCTACGCATGAACGGAGTTACCTACCGTCCATTGAGGACCCCGACGATGACCGTGCCCCTGGCGTTGGCCTACCGCGAAGACACCATCGGCCCCCTCATCCGCCGCTACCTCGACACCGCTCGCACAGTCCTGCGCAGTAAGAAGCTCCTCGATCCAATCCCTCACGTCGACACCTTCGGCCAGTACATCGACACGCTCTGA
- a CDS encoding transposase, producing the protein MPKPYPKEFRDDVVRVARNREPGQHLRQIAADFGISESCLTNWMRKSDVEDGITPGTTASENAELREARKRIRLLEQENEVLRRAAAYLSQANLPGKGRFYACVSSHSGA; encoded by the coding sequence GTGCCCAAGCCCTATCCGAAAGAGTTCCGCGACGACGTCGTCCGGGTGGCCCGAAACCGCGAACCAGGCCAGCACCTGCGGCAGATCGCCGCGGACTTCGGCATCAGCGAATCCTGTCTGACCAACTGGATGCGAAAGTCCGACGTCGAAGACGGCATCACACCCGGCACCACCGCCAGCGAGAACGCCGAACTGCGCGAAGCGCGCAAACGCATCCGGCTGCTCGAGCAAGAGAACGAAGTGCTGCGCCGGGCTGCCGCGTATCTGTCGCAGGCGAATCTTCCGGGAAAAGGACGCTTCTATGCCTGTGTGTCAAGCCATTCGGGTGCGTAG
- a CDS encoding ParA family protein: protein MLNQKGGVGKSTLTMNLAAVKADVLTAGDDDDVQSPVAAISVDPQGSAVWWASRVEELPFLIDQVHDNLDVLRNLDKLPGIKHVYVDTPGWIDLSGADDGTDVLGTGSSADALRAVLEVADLVIVPIEPEPLCFDPTARTIKQVIEPLGKKFIVVVNNWDPRDGKVDLEQTREFVQANGWPLARTVVRHYKVHTRAAAEGRVVTEYEANRVSLQAREDFYKLSLELADGGR, encoded by the coding sequence ATGCTCAACCAAAAAGGTGGCGTCGGAAAATCGACGCTCACCATGAACCTCGCCGCCGTCAAAGCGGATGTCCTCACCGCAGGTGACGACGACGATGTTCAGTCCCCGGTCGCCGCGATCTCGGTCGACCCGCAGGGCTCCGCAGTCTGGTGGGCCTCACGCGTCGAGGAACTGCCGTTTCTGATCGATCAGGTCCACGACAACCTCGACGTGCTACGTAATCTCGACAAGCTGCCCGGCATCAAGCACGTCTACGTCGACACCCCGGGCTGGATCGACCTGTCCGGTGCCGACGACGGCACCGATGTGCTCGGCACCGGCAGTTCCGCCGACGCCCTGCGCGCCGTGCTCGAGGTCGCTGATCTGGTCATCGTTCCGATCGAACCCGAACCGCTGTGCTTCGATCCCACCGCGCGCACCATCAAGCAGGTCATCGAACCTCTCGGCAAGAAATTCATTGTCGTGGTGAACAATTGGGATCCCCGCGACGGCAAGGTGGACCTCGAGCAGACCCGCGAGTTCGTCCAGGCCAACGGCTGGCCGCTGGCGCGAACGGTGGTGCGGCACTACAAGGTCCACACCCGCGCCGCTGCCGAAGGTCGCGTCGTTACCGAGTACGAAGCCAACCGCGTCTCGTTGCAGGCACGGGAGGATTTCTACAAGCTCAGCCTCGAGCTCGCGGATGGTGGTCGCTGA
- a CDS encoding helix-turn-helix transcriptional regulator, protein MNGRVARLNAGLELGEFLKVRRALVAPPESGTRRRVPGLRREEVAALAGVSCDYYTRLEQGRHKRPSETVLYALAEALQLDDLATRHLLDLARAIAAPQRRLPTASVQRVRPSLHRLLDTFTEHPAFIRGRRTDVLAMNKLAALLLTDFPAKPARDRNLLRWALLDEEARQRYVDWEKVVSSMVGTLRLDAGRHPDDPLLAQLVGDLSVRSEQFRRWWADHRVVERRDGIKRLDHPLVGRIDVFYEALEVTGEADQTLFVYSTDPGSESESKLRVLADRIRSAPAESASGH, encoded by the coding sequence GTGAACGGAAGGGTCGCGCGATTGAATGCTGGTCTCGAACTCGGTGAATTTCTCAAGGTCAGACGTGCTCTGGTGGCGCCGCCTGAGAGTGGGACGCGTCGACGTGTCCCGGGGTTGCGGCGAGAAGAGGTCGCGGCCCTGGCCGGAGTCAGCTGTGACTACTACACCCGCCTCGAGCAGGGTCGGCACAAACGTCCCTCCGAGACGGTGTTGTACGCCCTGGCCGAAGCACTGCAATTGGACGATTTGGCCACTAGGCATCTGCTCGACCTCGCTCGTGCTATTGCGGCACCACAGCGGCGGCTCCCGACGGCCTCGGTGCAGCGGGTGCGGCCGTCGCTGCACCGGCTGCTCGATACCTTCACCGAGCATCCGGCGTTCATCCGTGGGCGGCGTACGGATGTGCTGGCGATGAACAAATTGGCCGCGCTCCTGCTCACGGATTTTCCCGCGAAACCGGCGCGTGATCGCAACTTGCTTCGGTGGGCGCTTCTCGACGAGGAAGCGCGGCAGCGTTACGTCGATTGGGAGAAGGTCGTGTCGTCGATGGTCGGGACGCTGCGTCTCGATGCCGGCCGTCACCCTGACGACCCACTGCTCGCGCAACTCGTGGGTGATCTGTCTGTGCGCAGTGAACAGTTCCGCCGGTGGTGGGCCGATCATCGGGTGGTGGAGCGGCGCGATGGCATCAAGCGGCTGGACCATCCCTTGGTCGGTCGTATCGACGTGTTCTACGAGGCACTCGAAGTGACCGGGGAAGCGGATCAGACCTTGTTCGTCTACAGCACCGATCCCGGGTCGGAATCGGAGTCCAAACTTCGGGTGCTCGCTGATCGGATCCGCTCCGCGCCAGCGGAATCGGCGTCCGGGCACTGA
- a CDS encoding tyrosine-type recombinase/integrase, which produces MRHPDPSDASVSTAAEPATPSVPMLPVETLTQVAGTAARSRSESTRRNYAADWARFTAWCQREGHVALPAHPLTVAAYLHDAASTVTEAGERAYSPSTLARWVAGIGYHHRRAGHPAPGADELVTATLSGIRRDYAAAGERPRTPRAPLLTADIVTIVEKARADCAGWAAEVLERRDSAILLLGFAGAFRRSELVGLTCSDVSLHRLDGLHIRLRKSKTDQEGRGSVRALPFTHSHASCPPCAWLRWAQVVAAFDAGGRPAVIRLLRTAEPFAAHVCRGSRPRMVPTSPWLRAIRKNGNLSDTALSGAAVHQVIRRRAAQAGYDPEIVQQLGGHSLRAGFVTQAFRNGASAHAIMRQTGHSTPAMLETYAREHAPLIGNAVTNLGL; this is translated from the coding sequence ATGCGCCATCCGGACCCCTCCGACGCCTCCGTGTCGACCGCCGCGGAGCCCGCCACGCCGTCCGTGCCGATGTTGCCGGTCGAGACCCTCACGCAGGTGGCCGGGACGGCGGCGCGGTCGCGGTCCGAGTCGACCCGGCGTAACTACGCCGCCGACTGGGCCCGGTTCACTGCCTGGTGCCAGCGGGAAGGCCATGTGGCGTTGCCGGCGCATCCCTTGACGGTTGCCGCCTACCTCCACGACGCGGCATCTACGGTCACGGAGGCGGGAGAGCGGGCCTACTCACCCTCGACGTTGGCCCGCTGGGTCGCCGGCATCGGCTACCACCACCGCCGCGCCGGCCATCCCGCCCCCGGGGCCGACGAGCTGGTCACCGCGACCTTGTCCGGGATCCGCCGGGACTACGCCGCGGCGGGGGAGCGGCCCCGCACTCCGCGGGCGCCGCTGCTCACCGCCGACATCGTCACCATCGTCGAGAAGGCGAGGGCGGACTGTGCCGGCTGGGCCGCGGAGGTCCTCGAACGCCGCGACTCTGCGATTCTGCTGCTCGGCTTTGCCGGGGCGTTCCGGCGCAGCGAACTCGTCGGGCTCACTTGCAGCGACGTCTCGCTGCACCGGCTCGACGGCCTGCATATCCGCCTGCGCAAGTCCAAGACGGATCAGGAGGGGCGGGGGAGTGTCCGGGCGCTGCCGTTCACGCACAGTCATGCGAGTTGTCCGCCGTGTGCGTGGCTGCGGTGGGCGCAGGTCGTCGCCGCCTTCGACGCCGGGGGCCGGCCCGCCGTCATCCGCCTGCTGCGCACCGCCGAACCGTTCGCAGCGCACGTGTGCCGCGGGTCGCGTCCCCGCATGGTCCCGACGTCGCCGTGGTTGCGGGCGATCCGGAAGAACGGCAACCTCTCCGACACCGCCCTGTCGGGGGCGGCGGTGCACCAGGTGATCCGTCGCCGCGCCGCCCAGGCCGGCTACGACCCCGAGATCGTCCAGCAGCTCGGTGGACATTCGCTGCGGGCCGGGTTCGTCACCCAGGCCTTCCGCAACGGCGCGTCCGCGCACGCGATCATGCGCCAGACCGGGCACAGCACCCCCGCCATGCTCGAAACCTACGCCCGCGAACACGCCCCGCTCATCGGCAACGCCGTCACCAACCTCGGACTGTGA
- a CDS encoding IS110 family RNA-guided transposase, translated as MTTVAERFDHVVGIDTHARSHTYCLVDTRTGAVVDTATFPTTTAGITRATSWITRHSNRTSLLAAVEGTSSYGAGITAALAATGIGVAEIRPLSRPSRARTGKSDPIDAEGAARAVIGEHLDRLAQPRRTGDRAALRVLLAARSLMDQQRTANRNALTALLRSTDLSVDARRPLTDAQIAVIAGWRTGRDDAPVRVFREEARRLARTVLDQTELLRINHRQLAQLTEALAPGLQSIPGVGAVTGAILVTAYSHHGRVRSEAAFASLGGIAPLPASSGNTTRHRLSRSGDRQLNRAIDVVVRTRLSCDPATRVYAARRRAEGLSRREIRRCLKRYVCRALYRELRTRMA; from the coding sequence ATGACCACAGTCGCCGAACGGTTCGACCACGTCGTCGGCATCGACACCCATGCCCGCAGCCACACCTACTGCCTCGTCGACACACGCACCGGCGCCGTCGTCGATACCGCGACGTTCCCGACAACGACCGCCGGAATCACGCGCGCGACGAGCTGGATCACTCGACACTCGAACCGAACGAGCCTGCTTGCCGCAGTCGAGGGCACCTCCTCCTACGGCGCCGGAATCACCGCCGCCCTGGCCGCAACCGGAATCGGCGTTGCCGAAATCCGGCCGCTGTCGAGACCCTCGCGCGCTCGTACCGGCAAATCCGACCCCATCGATGCCGAAGGCGCAGCACGAGCCGTGATCGGTGAACACCTCGATCGCCTCGCCCAGCCCCGACGCACCGGAGACCGGGCGGCACTGCGCGTCCTGCTCGCTGCACGATCTCTGATGGACCAGCAGCGCACCGCCAACAGAAATGCCCTCACCGCGCTGCTCCGCAGCACCGATCTGTCCGTCGACGCACGACGACCACTGACCGATGCTCAGATCGCGGTCATCGCCGGGTGGAGAACCGGCCGCGATGACGCACCCGTGCGTGTCTTCCGTGAGGAAGCGCGCCGGCTCGCCAGGACCGTCCTCGACCAAACCGAGCTCCTACGGATCAACCACCGTCAGCTCGCGCAGCTCACCGAAGCTCTCGCGCCCGGACTGCAGAGCATTCCCGGAGTCGGCGCGGTCACCGGCGCGATACTCGTCACCGCGTACTCCCACCACGGGCGTGTCCGCTCGGAGGCCGCATTCGCCTCCCTCGGTGGTATCGCCCCGCTGCCGGCATCCTCCGGCAACACCACCCGCCACCGTCTTTCGAGATCCGGTGACCGGCAACTCAACCGCGCGATCGATGTCGTCGTTCGCACTCGCCTGAGCTGCGATCCCGCCACCCGCGTCTATGCGGCGCGTCGCCGAGCCGAAGGTCTGTCCCGACGCGAAATCCGACGTTGCCTCAAACGCTACGTCTGTCGCGCTCTCTATCGCGAACTACGCACCCGAATGGCTTGA
- a CDS encoding histone-like nucleoid-structuring protein Lsr2 has product MARRTIVETFDDIDGTALDDDGETISFAVDGVEYTIDLNKKNARDFRKKIDYYVERATRVGGRKKRAGTARSSDPNSPSSKEIREWAVEEGFEVPARGRLPQSLVDEYVAAH; this is encoded by the coding sequence GTGGCGCGTAGAACAATCGTTGAGACTTTCGACGACATCGATGGAACTGCGTTGGACGATGACGGAGAAACCATCAGTTTCGCTGTCGATGGGGTGGAGTACACCATCGACCTGAACAAGAAGAACGCTCGCGACTTCCGGAAGAAGATCGACTACTACGTCGAGCGTGCGACCCGCGTCGGAGGCCGCAAGAAGCGAGCCGGAACGGCTCGGTCATCCGATCCGAATTCTCCGAGCTCCAAGGAGATTCGAGAGTGGGCGGTTGAAGAAGGTTTCGAGGTTCCCGCGCGAGGACGTCTGCCTCAATCCCTCGTCGACGAATACGTCGCTGCTCACTGA
- a CDS encoding IS3 family transposase (programmed frameshift): MAGRKRHSAEDIVRKLRRADELAAEGKNGEEIAAALEVSAATLYNWRRQYGGMDADAAKELKELREQNSRLKRLLADAELEKDALREIGEGKILSPTAKRAAITMLTDTLQMSERFACKVVGLSRSVYRRLPLAQTPGDPDADLRAELRRYSRKHPRHGFRRAWAWLRYDQGIEVNKKKVHRLWKEEGLQVRRAPRRKRAGLSSVPVVDADAPNVVWALDFQLDSTVDGKTVKIASMVDEHTRMSLLNIVDRSITAGRLIEGLEKAFAMWGGPPLVLRMDNGPEFISEALRDFCAGSVGVSYIPPGTPWNNGFIESFNNRLRDECLNRNYWPTLLEARVVIEDFKDDHNHRHRHSALGYKTPAEYAAGCTHRHQPVACEID; this comes from the exons ATGGCGGGACGCAAACGTCACTCGGCCGAGGACATCGTGCGCAAGCTGCGCCGGGCCGACGAGTTGGCCGCGGAAGGCAAGAACGGCGAGGAGATCGCCGCCGCGCTCGAGGTGTCGGCGGCGACGCTGTACAACTGGCGTCGTCAATACGGCGGCATGGATGCCGATGCGGCGAAGGAGCTCAAGGAACTGCGGGAGCAGAACAGCCGGCTCAAGCGATTGCTCGCAGATGCCGAGTTGGAGAAGGACGCGTTGCGGGAGATCG GCGAAGGGAAAATTCTAAGCCCGACCGCCAAACGCGCCGCGATCACCATGCTCACCGACACCCTACAGATGTCGGAGCGGTTCGCGTGCAAGGTCGTTGGGCTCTCCCGATCGGTTTACCGGCGGTTGCCGTTGGCGCAGACACCAGGCGACCCGGACGCCGATCTGCGCGCAGAGTTGCGCAGGTATTCCCGCAAGCATCCGCGGCACGGGTTTCGTCGGGCGTGGGCATGGCTGCGCTACGACCAGGGCATCGAGGTGAACAAGAAGAAGGTGCACCGCCTGTGGAAAGAAGAAGGATTGCAGGTCCGGCGTGCTCCACGCCGCAAACGTGCCGGCCTGTCCTCGGTTCCGGTCGTCGACGCTGATGCTCCGAATGTGGTGTGGGCATTGGACTTCCAGCTCGATTCGACCGTCGACGGCAAGACGGTGAAGATCGCGTCGATGGTCGATGAACATACCCGGATGTCGTTGTTGAACATCGTGGACCGCTCGATCACCGCCGGCCGGTTGATCGAGGGCTTGGAGAAGGCGTTCGCGATGTGGGGTGGGCCGCCGCTGGTGTTGCGCATGGACAATGGGCCTGAGTTCATCTCGGAAGCGCTGCGGGACTTCTGTGCTGGGTCGGTGGGGGTGTCCTACATTCCGCCGGGCACGCCGTGGAACAACGGGTTCATCGAGTCGTTCAACAACCGGTTGCGCGATGAGTGTCTGAACCGCAACTACTGGCCCACTCTGCTCGAGGCCCGGGTGGTGATCGAGGACTTCAAGGACGACCATAATCACCGACACCGTCATTCGGCATTGGGGTACAAGACCCCCGCCGAGTACGCTGCCGGATGCACCCACCGGCACCAACCGGTGGCGTGCGAGATCGACTGA